In Amaranthus tricolor cultivar Red isolate AtriRed21 chromosome 3, ASM2621246v1, whole genome shotgun sequence, a single window of DNA contains:
- the LOC130807724 gene encoding receptor-like protein Cf-9 homolog, whose translation MSELRCRSLSWNDFSGFLKRLKTLALSNNFLYGEIPNSFSLLTNLIHLDLSLNQLHGQLPVNIGKLTSLSYFLVANNNLIGKITPQITGYNIMNFKNYSIRNLVDLEILDLSYNKFNGEVPHCLGNTNFTDNQLEGAIPRSLCKCKNLKVLNLRNNKFKDVFPYWLGSLPYLEVLSLPFNKFHGDITNNLSKIATSPFSNLQILDLSNNNFCGKLPFMYIKQFRSMMDIDMSTIGSPRYLKNKFGNYMYSIKMIVKGKQLDHKKIITSKSTFDMSNNHFEGEIPNSIEMLRALRNLNLLHNLLTGNIPPSIGNLSLLDGLDLSSIRLIGEIPQELVSLKFLEVFIVSYNQLEGPIPRGNNFDTFSSYSYEGNLELCGAPLLEC comes from the exons ATGTCGGAACTTCGGTGTCGTTCCCTTAGTTGGAACGACTTTTCTG GATTCTTAAAGAGGTTGAAAACTTTAGCTTTATCAAATAACTTTTTatatggtgagataccaaattctttttctcttcttacaaatttgattcaTTTGGATTTATCTTtgaatcaattacatg GTCAGTTACCTGTCAACATTGGAAAGCTTACGAGTCTTAGTTATTTTTTGGTTGCCAACAATAACTTGATTGGAaaaatcacaccacagattacaG GATACAATATCatgaattttaaaaactatTCTATCCGCAACTTGGTTGATCTTGAAATCCTTGATTTATCTTATAATAAGTTTAATGGAGAAGTTCCTCATTGCTTGGGCAATACTA ATTTCACTGACAATCAGTTAGAAGGAGCTATACCTAGGTCTTTATGTAAATGTAAAAACCTGAAAGTCCTTAATTTGAGgaacaacaaattcaaagatGTATTCCCCTATTGGTTAGGTAGCCTTCCGTATCTAGAGGTTCTCAGCCTACCCTTTAATAAATTTCATGGTGATATAACTAACAATTTATCAAAGATTGCAACATCTCCTTTTTCAAATCTACAAATTCTCGACCTTTCAAACAATAATTTCTGTGGTAAGTTGCCATTCATGTACATCAAACAATTTCGTTCCATGATGGATATCGACATGTCTACTATAGGAAGTCCAAggtacttaaaaaataaatttggtaATTATATGTACTCCATCAAGATGATAGTAAAGGGGAAGCAACTGGATCATAAGAAGATAATTACTTCTAAGTCAACATTTGATATGTCGAATAATCACTTTGAAGGAGAGATTCCAAATTCTATAGAGATGTTGCGAGCACTTCGAAATCTTAATCTCTTGCATAACCTACTTACCGGAAACATCCCTCCATCCATCGGGAACTTATCATTATTGGATGGTTTAGACCTATCATCAATTAGGCTTATCGGTGAAATTCCTCAAGAACTTGTTAGTTTAAAATTTCTCGAGGTTTTTATTGTTTCATATAATCAACTGGAAGGGCCTATACCCCGTGGTAACAATTTTGATACCTTCTCATCTTATTCGTACGAGGGAAATCTTGAATTGTGTGGAGCACCATTACTTGAATGCTAA